The Vibrio navarrensis genome has a segment encoding these proteins:
- the rpoD gene encoding RNA polymerase sigma factor RpoD, with amino-acid sequence MDHNPQSQLKLLVIRGKEQGYLTYAEVNDHLPAEIVDSEQVEDIIQMINDMGIKVVETAPDADDLSLSDETNITDEDAAEAAAAALSSVESEIGRTTDPVRMYMREMGTVELLTREGEIDIAKRIEDGINQVQSSVAEYPGTIPYILEQFDKVQAEELRLTDLISGFVDPNADETAAPTATHIGSELTKADLEDEDSNDIDDDEDEDEDGDDSNSDSDEEIGIDPEVALEKFSQLRNSYQNVQLAINEHGYDSAQVAQAHEVMLEVFKEFRLTPKQFDHLVNELRTAMDRVRTQERLIMKSAVEIAKMPKKSFIALFTGNESNEAWLDQILASDKPYAEKIRQHEEDIRRSIAKLKAIEEETSLSVNNIKDISRRMSIGEAKARRAKKEMVEANLRLVISIAKKYTNRGLQFLDLIQEGNIGLMKAVDKFEYRRGYKFSTYATWWIRQAITRSIADQARTIRIPVHMIETINKLNRISRQMLQEMGREPLPEELAERMQMPEDKIRKVLKIAKEPISMETPIGDDEDSHLGDFIEDTTLELPLDSATATSLKAATKDVLAGLTPREAKVLRMRFGIDMNTDHTLEEVGKQFDVTRERIRQIEAKALRKLRHPSRSETLRSFLDE; translated from the coding sequence ATGGATCATAATCCGCAGTCACAGCTAAAACTACTTGTCATTCGTGGCAAAGAGCAAGGCTATCTGACCTACGCCGAAGTAAATGACCACCTACCTGCTGAGATCGTCGATTCCGAGCAGGTGGAAGATATCATTCAGATGATCAACGACATGGGCATCAAAGTAGTAGAAACTGCTCCTGATGCTGATGACCTGTCATTGAGTGATGAAACAAACATTACCGATGAAGACGCAGCCGAAGCGGCAGCGGCTGCACTTTCGAGTGTAGAAAGCGAAATTGGCCGTACCACGGATCCCGTGCGTATGTACATGCGCGAAATGGGCACGGTAGAACTACTAACACGCGAAGGCGAAATTGACATCGCTAAACGCATTGAAGATGGTATCAACCAAGTACAATCTTCGGTTGCCGAATACCCAGGTACCATTCCTTACATCCTTGAGCAATTTGATAAAGTTCAGGCGGAAGAGCTTCGTCTGACCGACCTTATCAGTGGCTTTGTCGATCCTAACGCTGACGAAACCGCAGCGCCAACCGCAACACACATCGGCTCTGAGCTGACCAAAGCGGATCTGGAAGATGAAGACAGCAACGATATAGACGACGATGAAGACGAGGATGAAGACGGCGACGATTCAAACTCAGATTCTGATGAAGAGATCGGCATCGATCCTGAAGTGGCGCTTGAGAAGTTCTCACAACTGCGTAACAGCTACCAGAACGTTCAGCTTGCTATCAACGAGCACGGCTACGACAGCGCTCAGGTTGCTCAAGCGCATGAAGTGATGCTGGAAGTATTCAAAGAATTCCGTCTCACACCAAAGCAGTTTGATCATCTGGTTAACGAGCTTCGCACGGCAATGGATCGCGTTCGTACCCAAGAACGTTTGATCATGAAATCAGCGGTCGAAATCGCCAAGATGCCGAAAAAATCGTTCATTGCTCTGTTTACAGGCAACGAATCTAACGAGGCATGGCTAGATCAGATCCTCGCCTCTGACAAACCATACGCAGAAAAAATCCGCCAACATGAAGAAGACATTCGTCGCTCAATCGCCAAATTGAAAGCGATTGAAGAAGAAACTTCTTTGTCTGTTAACAACATCAAAGACATCAGCCGTCGCATGTCTATCGGTGAAGCGAAAGCACGCCGTGCGAAGAAAGAGATGGTGGAAGCAAACTTACGTCTGGTTATTTCTATCGCGAAGAAGTACACCAACCGTGGCCTGCAATTCCTCGACCTCATTCAAGAAGGCAATATCGGTCTGATGAAAGCGGTAGACAAATTTGAATACCGCCGTGGTTACAAGTTCTCAACGTACGCCACATGGTGGATTCGTCAGGCGATCACTCGTTCTATCGCGGACCAAGCACGTACTATTCGTATTCCGGTACACATGATCGAAACGATCAACAAGCTCAACCGCATCTCTCGTCAAATGCTACAAGAGATGGGCCGTGAGCCACTACCGGAAGAGCTGGCTGAGCGCATGCAAATGCCAGAAGACAAGATCCGTAAAGTACTGAAAATTGCCAAAGAGCCAATCTCAATGGAGACACCTATCGGTGACGACGAAGATTCTCATCTAGGCGATTTCATCGAGGATACCACGCTCGAACTGCCTCTCGACTCTGCAACGGCCACCAGCCTAAAAGCAGCGACTAAAGACGTTCTTGCTGGCCTAACACCTCGTGAAGCAAAAGTACTACGCATGCGCTTTGGTATCGACATGAACACCGACCACACTCTAGAAGAAGTGGGCAAACAGTTCGACGTGACGCGTGAGCGTATCCGTCAGATCGAAGCAAAAGCACTGCGTAAACTGCGTCACCCAAGCCGCTCAGAAACGCTGCGCAGCTTCTTAGACGAATAA
- the dnaG gene encoding DNA primase, translated as MAGHIPRSFIDDLLARLDIVDIIDARVKLKKKGKNYGACCPFHNEKTPSFSVSQEKQFYHCFGCGAHGNAIDFMMEYERLEFVEAIEELASYLGLDVPREQRAQGSGRFSQAPQASSSEKRSLYDLMASIAQFYRGQLKQPTGKVAIDYLKNRGLSGEIVQKFGIGYIADEWDLVRRNFGQHNEAQEMLVSGGMLIENDKGNRYDRFRGRVMFPIRDRRGRVIGFGGRVIGEGTPKYLNSPETPIFHKGKELYGLYEVLQAYREPPQILVVEGYMDVVALAQYGVDYSVASLGTSTTGDHLQVLFRQTSTVVCCYDGDRAGREAAWRAMENALPYLTDGRQLKFMFLPDGEDPDSYIRQFGKAEFERQVASATPLSEFMFSSLAQQVDMSSKEGMAKLSTLAVPLIDKVPGGTLRLYLRELLGRRLGLVDERQLQQLIARQAQSEQKPQPHRELKRTPMREVIALLIQRPDFAQLVPDLSSVAHLTIPGLSLLIEVLEKCQTRPNITTGQLLESWRGSQNETLLSRLASWEIPLDEDNEEDIFLDSLDKILAQCIEKQIENLQAKDRSIGLSADERRELLALMLDLKA; from the coding sequence ATGGCAGGACACATCCCACGCAGTTTTATCGATGACCTTCTTGCTCGACTTGATATCGTCGACATCATCGACGCACGGGTGAAACTTAAGAAAAAAGGCAAGAACTATGGGGCTTGCTGCCCTTTCCACAACGAGAAAACCCCCTCGTTCAGCGTCAGTCAGGAAAAGCAGTTTTACCACTGTTTCGGCTGCGGTGCGCACGGTAACGCCATCGACTTCATGATGGAATACGAGCGACTTGAGTTTGTTGAAGCCATTGAAGAACTCGCCTCTTATCTCGGTTTAGATGTCCCGAGAGAACAGCGCGCTCAAGGTAGTGGACGCTTTAGCCAAGCCCCTCAAGCCAGCAGCAGCGAAAAACGCAGCTTGTATGACTTGATGGCGAGCATCGCACAGTTTTATCGTGGCCAACTCAAACAGCCTACAGGCAAAGTAGCGATTGATTATCTGAAAAATCGTGGCCTCTCGGGCGAAATAGTGCAGAAATTTGGCATCGGTTACATCGCCGATGAGTGGGATTTGGTGCGCAGAAACTTCGGCCAACACAATGAAGCTCAAGAGATGTTGGTTTCAGGCGGCATGTTGATCGAAAACGACAAAGGCAATCGATACGACCGTTTTCGCGGCCGAGTGATGTTCCCCATCCGCGATCGCCGTGGTCGAGTCATTGGTTTTGGTGGGCGAGTGATTGGCGAAGGTACGCCAAAATACCTCAACTCGCCTGAAACACCGATTTTCCACAAAGGCAAAGAACTCTACGGCCTGTATGAAGTGTTGCAAGCCTATCGCGAGCCACCACAAATTTTGGTGGTCGAAGGCTATATGGATGTTGTCGCCTTGGCGCAATATGGCGTAGATTATTCCGTCGCGTCCCTTGGCACCTCCACCACTGGCGATCACCTGCAAGTGTTGTTCAGACAAACCAGCACAGTGGTGTGTTGCTATGATGGAGACCGCGCAGGCAGAGAAGCGGCCTGGCGCGCAATGGAAAACGCCCTGCCGTACCTTACCGATGGGCGACAACTTAAGTTCATGTTTCTACCGGATGGCGAAGACCCGGATTCTTACATCCGCCAATTTGGAAAAGCAGAGTTCGAGCGACAAGTTGCCAGCGCCACGCCATTGTCCGAGTTTATGTTTAGCTCCCTTGCTCAACAGGTGGACATGAGCAGCAAAGAGGGCATGGCAAAACTCAGTACACTCGCTGTTCCATTAATTGATAAAGTGCCAGGCGGAACTTTACGTCTATACTTGAGAGAATTGTTGGGACGTCGGCTTGGTTTGGTTGATGAGCGTCAATTGCAGCAACTCATTGCGCGCCAAGCTCAAAGCGAACAGAAGCCGCAGCCTCACCGAGAGCTGAAGCGAACTCCGATGCGTGAAGTCATCGCCTTGTTAATCCAGCGCCCAGATTTTGCTCAATTAGTGCCAGACCTAAGCTCAGTCGCTCACTTAACCATACCCGGCTTAAGTTTATTGATAGAAGTGCTTGAAAAATGTCAAACACGTCCCAATATCACTACGGGCCAATTGTTAGAAAGCTGGCGTGGTAGCCAGAATGAGACCCTTCTGTCTCGTCTTGCGAGCTGGGAAATCCCACTCGATGAAGATAACGAAGAAGATATATTTTTGGATTCACTGGATAAAATTCTTGCCCAGTGCATCGAAAAGCAAATTGAAAACCTGCAGGCAAAAGATAGAAGTATCGGCTTATCAGCCGATGAAAGAAGGGAGCTGCTAGCGCTGATGCTAGATTTAAAAGCGTAA
- a CDS encoding GatB/YqeY domain-containing protein: MALIDTLKEEQKLAMKAKDKQRLGTIRLALSAIKQREVDDQITLSDDDILAVLTKMVKQRRDSVSQFEAAGRQDLADAEKAEITVLEEFMPQPLSEDEVTALVEAAVIESGAAGMQDMSKVMAVLKPQIQGRADMGKVSGLVRAKLA, translated from the coding sequence ATGGCTCTGATTGACACTCTCAAAGAAGAGCAAAAATTAGCGATGAAAGCCAAGGACAAACAGCGCCTTGGCACAATCCGTTTAGCCTTGTCAGCCATTAAGCAACGTGAAGTTGACGATCAGATCACTCTGAGCGATGACGACATTCTCGCCGTGCTGACCAAAATGGTTAAACAACGTCGCGACTCTGTATCGCAGTTTGAAGCGGCAGGTCGTCAAGACTTGGCCGATGCGGAGAAAGCCGAAATTACTGTGCTTGAAGAGTTCATGCCACAACCGCTTAGCGAAGACGAAGTAACCGCGCTTGTTGAAGCTGCCGTTATTGAATCTGGCGCTGCGGGCATGCAAGACATGAGCAAAGTGATGGCTGTGCTAAAACCGCAAATTCAAGGTCGTGCAGATATGGGTAAAGTGAGCGGTTTAGTTCGCGCTAAACTGGCTTAA
- the rpsU gene encoding 30S ribosomal protein S21, with translation MPVVKVRENEPFDVALRRFKRSCEKAGILSEVRRREHYEKPTTVRKRAKAAAQKRHAKKLARENARRVRLY, from the coding sequence ATGCCAGTAGTTAAAGTACGTGAAAACGAACCGTTCGACGTTGCTCTACGTCGTTTCAAGCGCTCTTGCGAAAAAGCAGGTATCCTTTCTGAAGTGCGTCGTCGTGAGCACTACGAAAAACCAACTACAGTTCGCAAACGCGCTAAAGCAGCAGCTCAAAAGCGTCACGCTAAGAAGCTAGCTCGCGAAAACGCTCGTCGCGTTCGCCTGTACTAA
- the tsaD gene encoding tRNA (adenosine(37)-N6)-threonylcarbamoyltransferase complex transferase subunit TsaD, whose translation MRIIGIETSCDETGIAIYDDEKGLLAHQLYSQIKLHADYGGVVPELASRDHVKKTIPLIKEALKEANLTAKEIDGVAYTAGPGLVGALLVGATIGRSLAYAWGVPAVPVHHMEGHLLAPMLEENPPPFPFVAVLVSGGHSMMVEVKGIGEYKILGESIDDAAGEAFDKTAKLMGLDYPGGPLLSKLAEKGTPGRFKFPRPMTDRPGLDMSFSGLKTFTANTIAANGDDEQTRADIALAFEEAVCETLAIKCKRALEQTGMKRIVIAGGVSANKRLRAELAKLAKKIGGEVYYPRTEFCTDNGAMIAYAGMQRLKNNEVSDLAVEARPRWPIDTLTAIEQ comes from the coding sequence ATGCGCATTATCGGCATTGAAACCTCCTGTGACGAAACAGGCATCGCCATTTATGACGACGAGAAAGGCTTGCTAGCCCACCAACTCTATAGCCAGATTAAACTGCACGCCGATTACGGTGGTGTGGTGCCTGAGCTGGCCTCCCGTGATCATGTAAAAAAAACCATTCCGCTGATCAAAGAAGCGCTCAAGGAAGCCAATCTGACCGCAAAAGAGATTGATGGTGTGGCGTACACCGCAGGCCCAGGTCTGGTTGGTGCGTTATTAGTTGGCGCGACGATTGGACGCAGCCTCGCTTACGCGTGGGGCGTGCCCGCCGTGCCCGTGCATCATATGGAAGGCCATTTGCTTGCGCCAATGTTGGAAGAGAACCCGCCGCCGTTTCCGTTTGTGGCGGTGTTGGTTTCTGGTGGTCATTCGATGATGGTGGAAGTTAAAGGCATCGGTGAGTACAAAATCTTAGGCGAATCGATCGATGACGCAGCAGGTGAAGCATTCGATAAAACCGCCAAGCTGATGGGGCTGGACTATCCAGGGGGGCCGTTATTGTCCAAGTTGGCGGAAAAAGGCACTCCAGGTCGATTTAAATTTCCCCGTCCCATGACAGATCGCCCAGGGTTAGACATGAGTTTTTCAGGTCTTAAAACGTTCACCGCCAATACCATTGCGGCCAACGGGGATGATGAGCAGACTCGTGCCGACATCGCCTTGGCGTTTGAAGAGGCGGTGTGTGAAACCTTGGCGATAAAATGCAAACGTGCTCTTGAGCAAACGGGCATGAAGCGTATTGTGATTGCGGGCGGGGTGAGTGCCAACAAACGCTTGCGCGCTGAGTTAGCAAAATTGGCTAAGAAAATAGGCGGTGAAGTCTATTATCCGCGCACCGAATTTTGCACCGACAACGGAGCGATGATCGCCTATGCCGGTATGCAACGTCTGAAAAACAATGAAGTGTCAGATTTAGCGGTTGAGGCGCGTCCGCGCTGGCCGATCGATACACTGACGGCAATTGAACAATAA
- a CDS encoding alpha/beta fold hydrolase, producing the protein MKTFEIDGHQMAYQDVGQGPVLLFGHSYLWDSEMWAPQIEWLSQSYRCIVPELWAHGQSQAAPANCHSLGDYARHVLALMDHLAIEQFSVVGLSVGGMWGAELVSQAPARVKSLVLMDTFIGLEPEVTHKKYFSMLDAISQSQLVPPPIVEAVVPLFFANDAKEKNPQLVDDFTQKLASLSGEQAVQVARVGRMVFGRRDVIEDAENFALPTLIAVGREDKPRPVFESYLMKDVITASQLIEIPNAGHISNLEQPEFVNRMLSDFFAQVYA; encoded by the coding sequence ATGAAGACATTCGAGATTGATGGTCACCAGATGGCGTATCAGGATGTGGGCCAAGGTCCTGTTTTGCTGTTTGGTCATAGCTATTTATGGGACAGCGAAATGTGGGCACCACAAATTGAGTGGCTAAGCCAATCCTATCGCTGCATCGTGCCTGAACTGTGGGCGCACGGGCAATCACAGGCGGCGCCAGCGAACTGCCATTCATTGGGTGATTACGCGCGTCATGTGTTGGCCTTGATGGACCATTTAGCCATTGAGCAGTTTTCTGTTGTTGGCTTATCCGTCGGCGGCATGTGGGGGGCGGAGTTAGTCTCGCAGGCACCTGCGCGGGTCAAGTCTTTGGTACTGATGGATACCTTTATTGGTCTGGAACCTGAAGTGACGCATAAAAAATATTTCTCCATGTTAGACGCTATTAGCCAAAGCCAACTGGTGCCGCCACCAATAGTTGAAGCGGTGGTGCCGCTGTTTTTCGCCAACGATGCGAAAGAGAAAAATCCTCAGTTGGTTGATGATTTTACACAAAAACTTGCCTCTCTTTCCGGAGAACAAGCGGTGCAAGTAGCAAGAGTGGGACGCATGGTATTTGGTCGCAGAGATGTGATTGAAGATGCTGAGAACTTTGCCTTGCCGACGCTTATTGCTGTGGGTAGAGAAGATAAGCCGCGTCCGGTGTTCGAGTCCTATCTGATGAAAGATGTGATCACGGCTAGCCAATTAATCGAGATCCCCAATGCAGGCCACATTAGCAATCTGGAGCAGCCAGAGTTTGTTAACCGTATGCTGAGCGATTTTTTTGCGCAGGTTTATGCCTAA
- the plsY gene encoding glycerol-3-phosphate 1-O-acyltransferase PlsY, whose amino-acid sequence MDALAVTMTIIAYLLGSVSSAVLICRLLRLPDPRGVGSNNPGATNVLRIGGKGAAAAVLLCDMLKGTIPVWSGYYFGIDPILLGVIAIAACLGHMYPIFFHFQGGKGVATALGAIAPIGLDLTAMIMVTWLTVALLFRYSSLAALITVLLAPFYTWMIKPHYTLPVGMLCCLIVLRHHQNIRRLFTGEEPKIGEKKLPFPKP is encoded by the coding sequence ATGGACGCACTGGCAGTGACAATGACCATCATCGCCTACCTACTGGGCTCTGTCTCCAGTGCGGTACTGATTTGTCGTCTGCTAAGATTGCCTGATCCACGAGGTGTGGGTTCCAATAACCCTGGCGCGACCAATGTGCTGCGCATTGGCGGAAAAGGTGCCGCAGCCGCTGTTTTGCTCTGTGACATGCTCAAAGGCACCATTCCGGTGTGGAGCGGTTACTACTTCGGTATCGACCCCATCTTACTTGGCGTGATTGCCATTGCGGCTTGTTTAGGCCATATGTACCCAATTTTCTTTCATTTTCAAGGTGGTAAAGGTGTGGCTACCGCACTTGGCGCGATCGCGCCCATCGGCCTTGATTTGACTGCGATGATCATGGTCACTTGGCTGACGGTGGCATTGCTGTTTCGCTATTCTTCACTGGCCGCGCTCATCACCGTACTGCTTGCACCATTTTATACGTGGATGATCAAACCTCATTACACCTTACCTGTCGGCATGCTGTGCTGCTTGATTGTGCTGCGCCATCATCAAAATATCCGCCGCCTTTTTACTGGTGAAGAGCCGAAAATCGGCGAAAAAAAATTGCCTTTCCCCAAACCGTAA
- the folB gene encoding bifunctional dihydroneopterin aldolase/7,8-dihydroneopterin epimerase codes for MALDKVFIEQLEVITTIGVYDWEQEIKQKLVLDIEMAHDNRPAGKSDDVCDALDYAKVSEAVLTHIEGGRFLLVERVAEEVAELIMSRFNVPWIRIRLAKPGAVPQARAVGVIIERGQA; via the coding sequence ATGGCGCTGGACAAAGTGTTTATTGAACAGTTGGAAGTGATCACCACCATAGGTGTGTACGACTGGGAGCAGGAGATCAAACAGAAGCTGGTGCTGGATATTGAGATGGCTCACGACAATCGCCCTGCTGGCAAAAGCGACGATGTGTGTGACGCGCTCGATTACGCCAAAGTGAGCGAGGCCGTGCTGACACATATCGAAGGTGGTCGTTTTCTGTTGGTCGAACGTGTCGCCGAAGAAGTGGCTGAGTTGATCATGAGCCGTTTTAACGTCCCTTGGATTCGTATCCGTCTGGCCAAGCCCGGAGCCGTGCCACAGGCACGCGCGGTGGGCGTTATCATTGAACGAGGTCAGGCATGA
- the folK gene encoding 2-amino-4-hydroxy-6-hydroxymethyldihydropteridine diphosphokinase, producing MNTAYIGVGSNLEREKHASAAWQELAALGSDLRVSPIYECAAVGFDSHPFFNFVIQLNTDLALPEFVARLRAIEHKWGRDTNAQKFQDRTLDLDIVLFGDCICAQNPQLPRSDIFKYPFVIQPLYDLQPELTIPGDGRTVEQIWRSAKDLDSLQKIDFSL from the coding sequence ATGAACACCGCGTATATCGGCGTGGGTAGCAATCTAGAGCGAGAGAAACACGCCAGCGCAGCTTGGCAAGAGTTGGCGGCATTGGGCAGTGATTTACGCGTTTCGCCGATATACGAATGTGCTGCGGTCGGTTTTGATAGCCATCCTTTTTTTAACTTTGTTATTCAGCTCAATACTGACCTCGCACTGCCGGAGTTTGTCGCACGTTTGCGCGCGATCGAACATAAGTGGGGTCGAGATACGAATGCGCAAAAATTTCAAGATCGCACCTTAGATCTCGATATTGTGTTGTTTGGCGACTGCATTTGCGCGCAAAATCCGCAGTTGCCTCGCAGCGATATTTTTAAATATCCTTTTGTCATTCAACCTTTGTATGATTTGCAACCGGAGTTGACCATTCCGGGTGATGGCCGAACCGTCGAGCAAATTTGGCGCAGTGCAAAGGATCTCGACTCTTTGCAAAAAATTGATTTTTCATTATAA
- a CDS encoding undecaprenyl-diphosphate phosphatase: MSYFEAFVLALIQGLTEFLPISSSAHLILPSAIFGWADQGLAFDVAVHVGTLAAVVIYFRHEVITLFSALFASIFKGDRSKEAKLAWMIVLATIPACIFGLLMKDVVEVYLRSAYVIATTTIIFGLLLWWVDKNATLLNDEYQAGWKKALFIGLAQAVAIIPGTSRSGATITAALYLGFTREAAARFSFLMSIPIITLAGSYLGLKLVTSGEPVHVGFLLTGIITSFFSAYLCIHLFLKMISRMGMMPFVIYRLILGVGLFAYLLSA, encoded by the coding sequence ATGAGTTATTTTGAAGCGTTTGTGTTGGCTTTGATCCAAGGCCTAACGGAGTTTTTGCCGATTTCCAGTTCGGCGCATTTAATTTTGCCCTCGGCGATTTTTGGCTGGGCAGATCAAGGATTGGCTTTCGATGTCGCTGTGCATGTAGGGACGTTGGCCGCAGTGGTCATCTACTTCCGCCATGAAGTGATCACGCTGTTTTCGGCTTTGTTCGCCTCCATTTTCAAAGGGGATCGCAGCAAAGAAGCGAAGTTGGCGTGGATGATCGTGCTGGCAACCATTCCTGCCTGTATTTTTGGCTTATTGATGAAAGATGTGGTTGAAGTTTACTTACGCAGCGCTTATGTGATCGCAACCACGACCATCATATTCGGCTTGTTGCTGTGGTGGGTTGATAAGAATGCCACGCTGCTCAATGATGAGTATCAAGCGGGTTGGAAAAAAGCGCTCTTTATCGGCCTTGCTCAAGCAGTGGCCATTATACCTGGCACTTCTCGCTCAGGAGCCACCATTACCGCAGCGCTTTATCTTGGTTTTACCCGTGAGGCGGCGGCGCGTTTCTCTTTCTTAATGTCGATCCCGATTATTACCTTGGCGGGTTCTTACCTTGGTTTGAAACTCGTCACTAGCGGTGAGCCTGTGCATGTTGGTTTCTTACTGACCGGGATTATCACCTCATTTTTCAGTGCTTATCTGTGTATCCATCTGTTTTTGAAGATGATCTCACGCATGGGTATGATGCCATTTGTGATTTATCGTTTGATTCTGGGCGTCGGTTTGTTTGCCTACCTGCTCAGCGCTTAA